A single window of Leopardus geoffroyi isolate Oge1 chromosome D4, O.geoffroyi_Oge1_pat1.0, whole genome shotgun sequence DNA harbors:
- the PABIR1 gene encoding PPP2R1A-PPP2R2A-interacting phosphatase regulator 1 gives MAQEKMELDLELPPGTGGSPAEGGGTSAGGGLRRSNSAPLIHGLSDTSPVFQAEAPSARRNSTTFPNRHGLLLPASPVRMHSSRLHQIKQEEGMDLINRETVHEREVQNAMQISHSWEESFSLSDNDVEKSASPKRIDFIPVSPAPSPTRGIGKQCFSPSLQSFVSSNGLPPSPIPSPTTRFTTRRSQSPINCIRPSVLGPLKRKCEMETEYQPKRFFQGITNMLSSDVAQLSDPGVCVSSDTLDGNSSSAGSSCNSPAKVSTTTDSPVSPAQAASPFIPVDELSSK, from the coding sequence ATGGCTCAGGAGAAGATGGAGCTAGACCTGGAGCTGCCTCCGGGTACTGGCGGGAGCCCGGCGGAGGGCGGCGGCACTAGCGCCGGCGGGGGCCTCAGGAGGTCTAACAGCGCCCCCCTGATCCACGGCCTCAGTGACACTTCGCCGGTGTTCCAGGCCGAGGCGCCGAGCGCCAGGCGGAACAGCACAACGTTCCCGAACCGCCACGGCCTGCTGCTGCCGGCCTCCCCCGTCCGCATGCACAGCAGCCGCTTGCACCAGATCAAACAGGAGGAAGGCATGGACTTGATCAACCGCGAGACGGTCCACGAGCGCGAGGTGCAGAACGCAATGCAGATAAGCCACTCCTGGGAGGAAAGTTTCAGCCTGAGTGACAACGATGTGGAGAAGTCCGCCTCCCCGAAGCGCATCGATTTCATTCCGGTGTCACCAGCACCGTCACCCACCCGGGGGATTGGGAAGCAGTGTTTCTCACCATCCTTGCAAAGTTTTGTGAGTAGCAATGGATTGCCTCCGAGTCCTATTCCCAGCCCAACGACTCGATTTACTACCCGGAGAAGCCAGAGTCCCATCAACTGCATTAGACCAAGCGTTCTTGGaccattgaaaagaaaatgtgaaatggaaACTGAGTATCAGCCAAAGAGATTTTTCCAGGGCATCACCAACATGCTTTCTTCTGACGTTGCACAGCTGTCAGATCCcggtgtgtgtgtatcttctgaTACCCTCGATGGAAACAGTAGCAGTGCCGGATCTTCTTGTAACTCACCAGCGAAAGTCAGCACTACCACCGACTCTCCTGTGTCGCCTGCCCAAGCGGCCTCTCCATTTATTCCAGTAGATGAACTTTCATCTAAGTGA